One stretch of Periplaneta americana isolate PAMFEO1 chromosome 1, P.americana_PAMFEO1_priV1, whole genome shotgun sequence DNA includes these proteins:
- the Hsl gene encoding hormone-sensitive lipase isoform X2 produces the protein MTDSEENCSSTTNDTSCSTSFSLYQVLKDLCKNNAQFFQQDESESGQRLHAGFLALIDQVNMITPMVGEVREAASKFDFDQDTPGNGYRSFVAVVDLCIQHGVKLSRSVCDSRDSFLFRKSFYMREVEACSHLLASLGTCMAHLQTLMSWSKEGELFPDEQHSPDELLKRAEGINMYCFYGRCLGFQFCESMQKILKTISICMASFSEIYYGNGGLLARATNSVWTGGKYLLDPELRARRIVNISQHASVDFCKSFWLLTETELMGRLPGMVCPAVAVNKVISIPPEPLTYTAPDGSTVSVPVPVAHLGPAPVMARFLSSVRREGMIADLKERGPQVLPPSPGLIVHCHGGGFVAQSSRSHEMYLRDWACQLKVPILSVDYSLAPRAPFPRALEEALYAYCWAINNAHILGSTAEKVVLVGDSAGANLNIGVAMKCVELGIRPPSGLFLAYAPVLVSFVPSPSRLLCLMDPLLPFGFMIRCLKAYACPSEEDLSRTLEGSISESFEEVSESDLQELAAHKSGSDTLTTVSLTSLQADGTEQAKDGATPTERYVSEFLEKYVLDSDTDSEGRKIPVLRTEPEVEENVLFEVPRQEAGLSSKLGRAVGNIASSTFQYVTGKQDRSVSLGSESLEALDSLLQRSPSDELHFTVPRDPYLSPYWASDEVLKQLPPTRILSVQLDPCLDDCVMFAKKLRNLGVPVSLDVIDGLPHGFLNFSQLSKEARAGSSQCVKRIQELLDL, from the exons ATGACAGATAGTGAAGAAAACTGCAGCAGTACAACTAATGATACATCATGCTCGACATCTTTCTCTTTATACCAAGTACTCAAAGATCTGTGCAAAAACAATGCACAGTTCTTTCAACAGGATGAAAGTGAAAGCGGGCAAAGATTGCATGCCGGCTTCCTGGCACTAATAGATCAAGTGAATATGATAACGCCTATGGTAGGAGAAGTCAGGGAAGCTGCTTCGAAATTTGATTTTGACCAGGACACTCCAGGGAATGGGTACAGAAGCTTTGTGGCGGTGGTTGATCTATGCATTCAGCACGGAGTGAAGTTGAGCAGATCTGTATGCGATAGCCGGGACTCCTTCTTGTTTCGGAAGAGCTTCTATATGAG GGAAGTGGAAGCATGCAGCCATCTGCTGGCCTCTCTCGGAACTTGCATGGCTCATCTGCAGACCCTGATGTCCTGGAGCAAGGAGGGCGAGCTGTTCCCGGATGAGCAGCATTCGCCAGACGAGTTGCTGAAGCGAGCGGAGGGCATCAACATGTACTGCTTCTACGGCCGCTGCTTGGGGTTCCAG TTTTGTGAATCAATGCAGAAGATCCTGAAGACAATCTCGATCTGCATGGCGTCCTTCAGTGAGATCTACTATGGCAATGGAGGCCTGCTGGCAAGAGCCACCAACTCCGTGTGGACAG GTGGAAAGTACCTTCTGGATCCAGAGCTGCGTGCGCgcagaattgtgaacatttcccAGCATGCATCAGTAGACTTCTGCAAGTCGTTCTGGCTTCTGACAGAGACAG AGCTGATGGGTCGTCTGCCTGGCATGGTGTGTCCTGCGGTGGCAGTGAACAAAGTGATCTCCATCCCACCTGAACCACTGACATACACGGCACCAGATGGCTCCACAGTCAGTGTGCCAGTGCCTGTGGCACACCTGGGCCCGGCCCCCGTCATGGCCCGCTTCTTGTCGTCTGTCAGGAGGGAAGGAATG ATCGCGGACCTGAAGGAGCGCGGCCCGCAGGTGCTGCCTCCGAGCCCCGGGCTGATCGTGCACTGTCATGGCGGCGGCTTCGTGGCGCAGAGCTCGCGCTCCCACGAGATGTACCTGCGGGACTGGGCCTGCCAGCTGAAGGTGCCCATCCTGTCCGTCGACTACTCCCTGGCCCCGCGCGCACCCTTCCCCCGCGCCCTGGAGGAGGCCCTGTATGCTTACTGCTGGGCCATCAACAATGCACACATCCTGGGCTCCACGGCGGAGAAGGTGGTGCTCGTTG GGGACTCGGCTGGAGCGAACCTGAACATCGGGGTGGCCATGAAGTGCGTGGAGCTGGGCATCCGTCCACCCAGCGGCCTCTTCCTGGCGTATGCCCCCGTGCTGGTCTCCTTCGTGCCCTCGCCCTCCAGGCTGCTCTGTCTCATGGACCCGCTGCTGCCCTTCGGCTTCATGATTCGCTGCCTCAAAG CCTATGCATGTCCCTCGGAGGAGGATCTGAGTAGGACTTTGGAAGGCAGCATCTCAGAGTCGTTTGAGGAGGTATCGGAGAGCGATCTGCAGGAGCTGGCAGCCCACAAGAGCGGCTCTGACACGCTGACCACCGTGTCCCTCACATCCCTGCAGGCGGACGGCACCGAGCAGGCCAAGG ATGGAGCCACGCCTACAGAGCGCTACGTGTCCGAGTTCCTGGAGAAGTACGTGCTGGACTCTGACACGGACTCCGAGGGACGGAAGATTCCTGTGCTGCGAACGGAGCCGGAGGTGGAGGAGAACGTGCTGTTCGAGGTGCCTAGACAAGAAGCCGGCCTGAGCTCCAAGCTGGGGCGTGCGGTCGGCAACATCGCCAGCAGTACATTCCAGTACGTCACGGGGAAGCAGGACCGCAG TGTGAGTCTAGGGAGCGAGTCCCTGGAGGCCCTGGACTCACTGTTGCAGCGCAGTCCGTCTGATGAGCTGCATTTCACCGTCCCTAGGGACCCGTACTTGTCTCCCTACTGGGCAAGTGACGAGGTGTTGAAGCAACTCCCTCCCACTAGGATCTTG TCGGTGCAGCTGGACCCCTGCCTGGACGACTGCGTCATGTTTGCCAAGAAGCTGAGGAATCTCGGGGTGCCGGTGTCACTGGACGTCATTGATGGCCTGCCACATGGCTTTCTAAACTTCAGTCAG CTGAGCAAGGAGGCGCGGGCTGGGTCCAGCCAGTGTGTCAAGAGGATCCAGGAGCTGCTGGACTTGTGA
- the Hsl gene encoding hormone-sensitive lipase isoform X1, producing the protein MTDSEENCSSTTNDTSCSTSFSLYQVLKDLCKNNAQFFQQDESESGQRLHAGFLALIDQVNMITPMVGEVREAASKFDFDQDTPGNGYRSFVAVVDLCIQHGVKLSRSVCDSRDSFLFRKSFYMREVEACSHLLASLGTCMAHLQTLMSWSKEGELFPDEQHSPDELLKRAEGINMYCFYGRCLGFQFCESMQKILKTISICMASFSEIYYGNGGLLARATNSVWTGGKYLLDPELRARRIVNISQHASVDFCKSFWLLTETELMGRLPGMVCPAVAVNKVISIPPEPLTYTAPDGSTVSVPVPVAHLGPAPVMARFLSSVRREGMCELLQIADLKERGPQVLPPSPGLIVHCHGGGFVAQSSRSHEMYLRDWACQLKVPILSVDYSLAPRAPFPRALEEALYAYCWAINNAHILGSTAEKVVLVGDSAGANLNIGVAMKCVELGIRPPSGLFLAYAPVLVSFVPSPSRLLCLMDPLLPFGFMIRCLKAYACPSEEDLSRTLEGSISESFEEVSESDLQELAAHKSGSDTLTTVSLTSLQADGTEQAKDGATPTERYVSEFLEKYVLDSDTDSEGRKIPVLRTEPEVEENVLFEVPRQEAGLSSKLGRAVGNIASSTFQYVTGKQDRSVSLGSESLEALDSLLQRSPSDELHFTVPRDPYLSPYWASDEVLKQLPPTRILSVQLDPCLDDCVMFAKKLRNLGVPVSLDVIDGLPHGFLNFSQLSKEARAGSSQCVKRIQELLDL; encoded by the exons ATGACAGATAGTGAAGAAAACTGCAGCAGTACAACTAATGATACATCATGCTCGACATCTTTCTCTTTATACCAAGTACTCAAAGATCTGTGCAAAAACAATGCACAGTTCTTTCAACAGGATGAAAGTGAAAGCGGGCAAAGATTGCATGCCGGCTTCCTGGCACTAATAGATCAAGTGAATATGATAACGCCTATGGTAGGAGAAGTCAGGGAAGCTGCTTCGAAATTTGATTTTGACCAGGACACTCCAGGGAATGGGTACAGAAGCTTTGTGGCGGTGGTTGATCTATGCATTCAGCACGGAGTGAAGTTGAGCAGATCTGTATGCGATAGCCGGGACTCCTTCTTGTTTCGGAAGAGCTTCTATATGAG GGAAGTGGAAGCATGCAGCCATCTGCTGGCCTCTCTCGGAACTTGCATGGCTCATCTGCAGACCCTGATGTCCTGGAGCAAGGAGGGCGAGCTGTTCCCGGATGAGCAGCATTCGCCAGACGAGTTGCTGAAGCGAGCGGAGGGCATCAACATGTACTGCTTCTACGGCCGCTGCTTGGGGTTCCAG TTTTGTGAATCAATGCAGAAGATCCTGAAGACAATCTCGATCTGCATGGCGTCCTTCAGTGAGATCTACTATGGCAATGGAGGCCTGCTGGCAAGAGCCACCAACTCCGTGTGGACAG GTGGAAAGTACCTTCTGGATCCAGAGCTGCGTGCGCgcagaattgtgaacatttcccAGCATGCATCAGTAGACTTCTGCAAGTCGTTCTGGCTTCTGACAGAGACAG AGCTGATGGGTCGTCTGCCTGGCATGGTGTGTCCTGCGGTGGCAGTGAACAAAGTGATCTCCATCCCACCTGAACCACTGACATACACGGCACCAGATGGCTCCACAGTCAGTGTGCCAGTGCCTGTGGCACACCTGGGCCCGGCCCCCGTCATGGCCCGCTTCTTGTCGTCTGTCAGGAGGGAAGGAATG TGTGAACTGTTGCAGATCGCGGACCTGAAGGAGCGCGGCCCGCAGGTGCTGCCTCCGAGCCCCGGGCTGATCGTGCACTGTCATGGCGGCGGCTTCGTGGCGCAGAGCTCGCGCTCCCACGAGATGTACCTGCGGGACTGGGCCTGCCAGCTGAAGGTGCCCATCCTGTCCGTCGACTACTCCCTGGCCCCGCGCGCACCCTTCCCCCGCGCCCTGGAGGAGGCCCTGTATGCTTACTGCTGGGCCATCAACAATGCACACATCCTGGGCTCCACGGCGGAGAAGGTGGTGCTCGTTG GGGACTCGGCTGGAGCGAACCTGAACATCGGGGTGGCCATGAAGTGCGTGGAGCTGGGCATCCGTCCACCCAGCGGCCTCTTCCTGGCGTATGCCCCCGTGCTGGTCTCCTTCGTGCCCTCGCCCTCCAGGCTGCTCTGTCTCATGGACCCGCTGCTGCCCTTCGGCTTCATGATTCGCTGCCTCAAAG CCTATGCATGTCCCTCGGAGGAGGATCTGAGTAGGACTTTGGAAGGCAGCATCTCAGAGTCGTTTGAGGAGGTATCGGAGAGCGATCTGCAGGAGCTGGCAGCCCACAAGAGCGGCTCTGACACGCTGACCACCGTGTCCCTCACATCCCTGCAGGCGGACGGCACCGAGCAGGCCAAGG ATGGAGCCACGCCTACAGAGCGCTACGTGTCCGAGTTCCTGGAGAAGTACGTGCTGGACTCTGACACGGACTCCGAGGGACGGAAGATTCCTGTGCTGCGAACGGAGCCGGAGGTGGAGGAGAACGTGCTGTTCGAGGTGCCTAGACAAGAAGCCGGCCTGAGCTCCAAGCTGGGGCGTGCGGTCGGCAACATCGCCAGCAGTACATTCCAGTACGTCACGGGGAAGCAGGACCGCAG TGTGAGTCTAGGGAGCGAGTCCCTGGAGGCCCTGGACTCACTGTTGCAGCGCAGTCCGTCTGATGAGCTGCATTTCACCGTCCCTAGGGACCCGTACTTGTCTCCCTACTGGGCAAGTGACGAGGTGTTGAAGCAACTCCCTCCCACTAGGATCTTG TCGGTGCAGCTGGACCCCTGCCTGGACGACTGCGTCATGTTTGCCAAGAAGCTGAGGAATCTCGGGGTGCCGGTGTCACTGGACGTCATTGATGGCCTGCCACATGGCTTTCTAAACTTCAGTCAG CTGAGCAAGGAGGCGCGGGCTGGGTCCAGCCAGTGTGTCAAGAGGATCCAGGAGCTGCTGGACTTGTGA
- the LOC138698057 gene encoding gamma-interferon-inducible lysosomal thiol reductase-like isoform X1: protein MSVTYMTRIKVMAFFVVCFVLWQALRHFPSFSDFSSQSLDHRWNSGAPSVSSLVSPVVVTVFYEALCPDSRSFFTKQLLPTFEKIPHLIQINLVPYGKAKTELTGTGYAFSCQHGPLECQANKIHACAISKLTQADVQLRYATCMISDNMSPEEIGEQCAQEYSVQWKAIVECAGGREGDELLKHHGDLTNSLQPTISFVPTILLDQSDDNQPGILKNLFKEVCGVLQHKRMQLVPECH from the exons ATGTCAGTGACATACATGACGCGtataaaagtaatggcattttttgTCGTCTGTTTTGTGCTGTGGCAGGCATTAAGACATTTTCCTTCGTTTTCCGACTTCTCCAGTCAG AGCCTGGATCATCGATGGAACTCGGGAGCACCATCAGTCAGTTCGCTGGTGTCGCCTGTTGTTGTAACTGTGTTTTATGAAGCTCTTTGTCCAGATTCCAGAAGTTTCTTTACCAAACAACTTttaccaacttttgaaaaaattccacatCTGATACAGATTAATTTGGTACCATATGGGAAGGCTAAG ACAGAATTGACAGGAACTGGCTATGCCTTCAGTTGTCAGCACGGACCGCTGGAATGCCAGGCCAACAAGATCCACGCCTGCGCCATCTCCAAGCTGACTCAGGCTGACGTGCAGCTGAGGTACGCCACCTGCATGATCAGCGACAACATGAGCCCGGAGGAGATCGGGGAACAG TGTGCGCAGGAGTACAGTGTGCAGTGGAAGGCGATCGTGGAGTGTGCCGGGGGCAGGGAGGGGGACGAACTGCTCAAGCATCATGGCGACCTGACAAACTCTCTGCAGCCCACAATCAGCTTCGTTCCAACTATCTTGTTAGACCAG AGTGACGACAACCAGCCTGGGATTCTCAAGAACCTCTTCAAGGAGGTGTGCGGCGTGCTACAGCACAAG AGGATGCAGCTGGTGCCAGAGTGCCACTGA
- the LOC138698057 gene encoding gamma-interferon-inducible lysosomal thiol reductase-like isoform X2: MGRLSCQHGPLECQANKIHACAISKLTQADVQLRYATCMISDNMSPEEIGEQCAQEYSVQWKAIVECAGGREGDELLKHHGDLTNSLQPTISFVPTILLDQSDDNQPGILKNLFKEVCGVLQHKRMQLVPECH; this comes from the exons ATGGGAAGGCTAAG TTGTCAGCACGGACCGCTGGAATGCCAGGCCAACAAGATCCACGCCTGCGCCATCTCCAAGCTGACTCAGGCTGACGTGCAGCTGAGGTACGCCACCTGCATGATCAGCGACAACATGAGCCCGGAGGAGATCGGGGAACAG TGTGCGCAGGAGTACAGTGTGCAGTGGAAGGCGATCGTGGAGTGTGCCGGGGGCAGGGAGGGGGACGAACTGCTCAAGCATCATGGCGACCTGACAAACTCTCTGCAGCCCACAATCAGCTTCGTTCCAACTATCTTGTTAGACCAG AGTGACGACAACCAGCCTGGGATTCTCAAGAACCTCTTCAAGGAGGTGTGCGGCGTGCTACAGCACAAG AGGATGCAGCTGGTGCCAGAGTGCCACTGA